One genomic region from Evansella sp. LMS18 encodes:
- a CDS encoding GNAT family N-acetyltransferase produces the protein MIRTFRSDDKDYLVNSHYNLYKKEFGYDLTFRDFIEESVNGLIERSDTGEIIFILELDEKQSGSVSIKKVNDTTAQLGLFLVEPNVRGTGYGQKLIEKAISFSKDSGFKTIILWTNSELKSARRIYERVGFKLKKTQTQILSNKELIEEKWELMLVDN, from the coding sequence ATGATAAGGACATTTAGATCAGACGATAAAGATTACTTAGTAAATTCTCACTATAATTTATATAAAAAAGAATTTGGATACGATTTAACTTTTCGAGATTTTATAGAAGAAAGTGTTAACGGGTTAATTGAGCGATCAGATACAGGTGAAATCATCTTCATTTTAGAATTAGATGAAAAACAAAGTGGTTCTGTAAGTATTAAAAAAGTTAATGACACTACTGCACAACTTGGTTTATTTCTTGTTGAACCTAATGTTCGAGGGACCGGGTATGGACAGAAGTTAATAGAGAAAGCTATTAGCTTCAGCAAAGATAGTGGATTTAAGACCATTATTCTATGGACTAATAGTGAACTTAAATCAGCAAGGCGAATCTACGAAAGAGTTGGATTTAAATTAAAGAAAACTCAAACTCAAATACTTTCCAATAAAGAACTTATCGAAGAAAAATGGGAGTTAATGTTAGTAGATAATTGA
- a CDS encoding GntR family transcriptional regulator: MDAYEFIKKAIILGDYSPGERLTEQNLAKELQISRTPIREAIKRLESERLITPLKRGVIVRKFSKEDIKQIYDLRALLEGYAAAEAASRRNKIHLKRMKVANEDFKEIILNKNDKDIDQIKMIMDVNSSFHKAVLDASQNEHLHFHITNVTVLPLMFRSFYWYNDRQIQHSYELHETIRKAILNQDHERARTAMLEHIYQGRDHVLKLTEENDLYNKTEEGKL; encoded by the coding sequence ATGGACGCTTATGAATTCATTAAAAAAGCTATAATACTAGGGGATTATTCTCCAGGCGAAAGATTAACAGAACAAAATCTTGCAAAAGAACTGCAAATCAGCCGTACACCGATTCGTGAAGCAATTAAGCGATTAGAATCAGAACGGCTTATTACCCCCTTAAAACGCGGAGTAATCGTTCGGAAGTTCTCAAAAGAAGATATCAAGCAGATATATGATTTAAGAGCATTACTTGAAGGGTATGCCGCAGCAGAAGCTGCTTCCAGGAGAAATAAAATTCACTTGAAGAGAATGAAAGTTGCTAACGAGGATTTTAAGGAAATAATACTTAACAAAAACGACAAAGATATTGATCAAATTAAGATGATTATGGACGTAAACAGCAGTTTTCATAAAGCTGTGCTGGATGCATCGCAAAATGAACATTTACATTTCCATATTACTAATGTAACTGTACTACCTCTTATGTTTCGTTCCTTCTACTGGTATAACGATAGACAAATACAACATTCCTATGAGCTGCATGAAACTATCAGAAAGGCAATCTTAAATCAGGATCATGAAAGAGCAAGAACTGCAATGTTAGAACATATTTATCAAGGTCGCGACCATGTGCTGAAGCTAACTGAAGAAAATGACCTTTATAATAAAACAGAGGAGGGCAAACTATGA
- a CDS encoding DUF1572 domain-containing protein, whose product MDIGKEYLRVIIERFYSVKNLGDKTLNQLSEEEIHWNYNSESNSVAILVKHLSGNMVSRWSDFLTSDGEKDYRNRDEEFIDDISTKAELITVWEKGWKVLFDTLTDLKEQDLLKSINIRGERHLVLEAIERQMAHYAYHVVQIVYIGKQLKDKDWKSLSIPKGKSEDYLKEMLEEHQGK is encoded by the coding sequence ATGGATATTGGAAAAGAGTATTTGAGGGTTATAATAGAAAGATTTTATAGTGTGAAAAACCTGGGAGATAAGACGTTGAATCAACTATCGGAAGAGGAAATACATTGGAATTACAATAGTGAATCCAATAGCGTAGCTATATTAGTAAAGCATTTAAGCGGAAATATGGTTTCAAGGTGGAGCGACTTTTTAACTTCTGATGGTGAAAAAGATTATAGAAATCGTGATGAAGAATTTATCGATGATATATCCACAAAAGCCGAGTTAATCACTGTCTGGGAAAAAGGCTGGAAGGTTCTTTTTGATACGCTAACTGATTTAAAAGAGCAGGATTTATTAAAAAGTATAAACATTCGAGGAGAACGTCATTTAGTTTTAGAAGCTATTGAAAGGCAAATGGCACATTACGCATATCATGTGGTACAAATTGTTTATATTGGAAAACAACTAAAAGATAAAGATTGGAAAAGTCTCAGTATTCCAAAAGGGAAATCTGAAGATTATTTAAAAGAAATGCTTGAAGAGCACCAGGGTAAATAA
- a CDS encoding SRPBCC domain-containing protein translates to METLHDIKQTVVFEAPIQKVWKAVSTSEGIESWFMPNDFEPEVGHEFHVQSPFGPSPCKVLEVDEPNKISFSWDTDGWVVSFLLKDLGEKTEFTLIHSGWKSPDTVLPKANEKSSVIRERMDNGWVGIVNEGLRKVVEE, encoded by the coding sequence ATGGAAACTCTGCATGATATTAAGCAAACAGTAGTATTCGAAGCACCTATACAAAAAGTATGGAAAGCAGTATCTACTTCCGAAGGGATTGAATCATGGTTTATGCCAAATGATTTTGAACCTGAAGTTGGGCATGAATTCCATGTACAATCTCCATTTGGTCCATCTCCTTGTAAAGTTTTAGAAGTGGATGAACCGAACAAAATTTCTTTTTCATGGGATACAGATGGCTGGGTCGTTTCATTTCTGTTGAAAGACCTGGGTGAGAAAACGGAGTTTACACTTATTCATTCCGGCTGGAAATCTCCTGATACCGTTCTTCCTAAAGCAAACGAGAAAAGTTCTGTTATTCGTGAAAGAATGGATAATGGCTGGGTTGGGATTGTTAATGAAGGACTTCGAAAGGTTGTTGAAGAATAA
- a CDS encoding CaiB/BaiF CoA-transferase family protein encodes MEEENQYPLQGVRVLELGTLLAGPFSGRLLADFGAEVIKVEPPGKSDPMRDWGKKKDGVGLWWPIQSRNKKSVTLNLREEAGQNLLKDLVKESDVIIENFRPGTMEKWGLSYEILSEINPKIIMVRTSGYGQTGPYKSRAGFGSVAEAMGGLRYVTGFPDRPPSRIGISIGDTLAALFATIGCLTALHEREKSGKGQVVDTAIYEAVFSVMESTIPDYLLAGYLRERMGNILPGVSPSNIYLTQDETYIVIGANADGVFKRLCQAMGQPELAEEPEYATHDARGKNMKELDALIERWTKSLPAKDSLALLEEYGVPSGLIYSTKEIVDDPHYKEREMIINVNHPVLGDFPMPGIVPKLSRTPGKVLRPGPEHMGKDNEAIYKDLLKLDEEEIIELKEKKII; translated from the coding sequence TTGGAAGAAGAAAACCAATATCCATTACAAGGAGTAAGAGTATTAGAATTAGGAACACTTCTGGCAGGCCCTTTTTCTGGAAGGCTACTTGCAGATTTCGGAGCAGAAGTAATTAAAGTAGAGCCTCCTGGAAAGTCTGATCCAATGAGAGACTGGGGTAAGAAGAAAGATGGAGTCGGCCTTTGGTGGCCTATCCAGTCACGAAACAAAAAGTCTGTAACATTAAATTTAAGGGAAGAGGCAGGGCAAAACCTTTTAAAAGATCTGGTAAAAGAATCAGATGTTATCATTGAAAACTTTCGACCAGGCACGATGGAGAAGTGGGGTTTGTCCTATGAGATTCTTTCTGAAATTAATCCGAAGATCATAATGGTTCGAACCTCAGGCTACGGGCAGACAGGACCGTATAAGAGCAGGGCAGGTTTTGGAAGTGTTGCTGAAGCGATGGGTGGGTTAAGGTATGTAACCGGCTTCCCTGACAGGCCTCCATCCAGGATAGGGATAAGTATTGGAGATACACTTGCAGCACTATTTGCAACAATTGGCTGCTTAACGGCTCTGCACGAACGTGAAAAGTCAGGTAAAGGACAAGTGGTTGATACTGCAATATATGAAGCTGTCTTTTCAGTAATGGAAAGCACAATTCCTGATTACCTTCTGGCAGGGTATTTGAGAGAGAGGATGGGGAATATTCTTCCTGGTGTCTCACCTTCCAATATCTATTTAACGCAGGATGAAACTTACATAGTTATCGGAGCGAATGCTGATGGGGTATTCAAAAGGCTTTGTCAGGCAATGGGACAGCCGGAACTGGCAGAAGAACCTGAATATGCTACTCATGATGCCCGGGGTAAAAATATGAAAGAACTTGATGCTTTAATAGAACGATGGACGAAGTCTTTGCCTGCTAAAGATAGTCTTGCGTTATTGGAGGAATATGGTGTCCCTTCTGGTCTGATATACAGTACAAAAGAGATTGTTGATGATCCTCATTACAAAGAAAGAGAAATGATAATTAACGTGAATCACCCAGTTCTAGGTGATTTTCCAATGCCTGGGATTGTACCAAAATTAAGTAGAACTCCTGGAAAAGTTTTAAGGCCTGGGCCTGAACACATGGGAAAAGATAATGAAGCCATATATAAAGATCTTCTTAAACTTGATGAAGAAGAAATAATAGAACTAAAGGAAAAGAAAATTATATAA
- a CDS encoding NUDIX domain-containing protein, translating into MELWDLYDINRSKTNRTWVRGKELEPGDFHLVIHICVFNSNGEMLIQQRQSFKEGWPNLWDLTAGGSAITGDTSQIAAQRELHEEIGLQIDFQHIRPHLTINFENGFDDIYLIQEDVDLHTLTLQYEEVQNVKWASKEEILTMIKNEEFLPYYESLIDLLFDCRNKRGTLQR; encoded by the coding sequence ATGGAATTATGGGATCTATATGATATTAATCGAAGCAAAACAAATCGTACATGGGTTCGCGGTAAAGAGCTTGAACCAGGGGATTTTCACTTAGTTATTCATATATGTGTTTTTAATTCAAACGGTGAAATGCTCATTCAACAAAGGCAGTCCTTCAAAGAGGGGTGGCCTAATCTGTGGGATCTCACTGCAGGAGGGAGTGCCATAACTGGGGATACTAGTCAAATTGCTGCGCAAAGAGAATTGCATGAGGAGATTGGTTTGCAAATAGATTTTCAGCATATTCGTCCTCATCTAACAATTAACTTTGAGAATGGATTTGATGATATTTATTTAATCCAGGAGGATGTGGATTTACATACGCTCACTTTACAGTATGAAGAGGTTCAAAACGTAAAATGGGCAAGCAAGGAAGAAATTTTGACAATGATCAAAAATGAAGAATTTCTCCCGTATTACGAAAGTCTTATCGACTTACTATTTGATTGCCGAAACAAGCGTGGCACTCTTCAAAGGTAA
- a CDS encoding tetratricopeptide repeat protein produces the protein MNKELEKAIDLRNRGHHIESNELLMRLAEEFPNNALINYQCAWSLDILGEESTAISFYENAIKIGLPPADLEGALLGLGSTYRTLGDYKKSKSTFLKGIELFPDNRAMQTFYSMTLYNLNEHTKAMELLLKCLIETTKDPEISKYKKAIEFYSDKLDKVWK, from the coding sequence ATGAATAAAGAATTAGAGAAAGCAATCGATTTACGGAACAGGGGACATCACATAGAATCAAACGAATTACTAATGCGATTAGCAGAGGAGTTTCCTAATAATGCCTTGATTAATTACCAATGTGCCTGGAGTCTGGACATTTTAGGAGAAGAATCTACAGCAATATCCTTTTATGAAAATGCTATTAAGATTGGATTGCCACCCGCGGATCTGGAAGGGGCCTTATTGGGATTGGGTAGTACATACAGAACATTAGGAGATTATAAAAAGTCAAAAAGTACATTTCTGAAAGGAATTGAACTATTCCCTGATAATAGAGCGATGCAAACGTTTTATTCGATGACTTTATATAATCTCAATGAACATACTAAAGCTATGGAGTTATTATTAAAGTGCTTAATAGAGACGACGAAAGACCCTGAAATTTCCAAATACAAAAAAGCAATTGAATTCTATTCAGATAAATTAGATAAAGTTTGGAAGTAG
- a CDS encoding M14 family zinc carboxypeptidase — protein sequence MYVKKQFAKLIAITMAAMLLFAPQAVLAAGNGPNTNSNERVKNEMFTDYESLVSALEKADGQSELLEVEVFGQSVKGRNLHLVKFGNNPDNPTVLYITQKHGTEALPTESVLRLIQKLSTDSKEVRELSDKVNLLIVPRLNPDGAEGDVDWDTSNLVDPNGPTRNNANGIDLNRTHNSLSQPETRALHENVLQQYDIDFAIDFHTQSANRAVGDDELVSASMLYPTNTQVNEDVLHQSKQIGSVIFDALKDKGHATLAKYENGDTVTSNARNHLPVNYGIPTLLVELRGLTNAVNKESILGQKSNGYLIEQGFTSMEAVLQAVADRLIHDADISFWDTLEEQYTLSLEDLSPADRNVQLSGPQMNANQAVKIERFTSNEDLAAQLERADRQSDLIEVEVFGQSVQGRDLHLVKFGSNPENPTVLYITQKHGNEALPTESALRFVQHLSNNSQEVRQLSEQVNLLLVPRLNPDGAVGDVNWDTSNLLDPDGPTRNNANGIDLNRTHNSLSQPETRALHENILQVYDIDFAIDFHTQTADRAVGDNELVSGAILHPTHPDVSEEVLHQSKQIGSVLYHALEHKGYTNIAQYDSSGTATSNARNHLPLNYGVPTLLVEMRGFTNSPYHTSISGQKGNGNQIQQGVIAMQSVLQAAADRSIYEADVSFWDTLEVQYKIY from the coding sequence ATGTATGTAAAAAAACAGTTTGCTAAACTAATAGCAATCACCATGGCAGCAATGCTGCTTTTTGCTCCCCAGGCTGTACTTGCTGCAGGCAACGGACCGAATACCAATTCCAATGAAAGGGTGAAAAATGAGATGTTTACAGACTATGAATCTCTTGTCTCAGCCCTTGAGAAAGCAGACGGACAGTCGGAGCTACTTGAAGTGGAAGTGTTTGGCCAGTCTGTCAAAGGCCGCAATCTTCACCTTGTGAAATTCGGCAATAATCCAGATAACCCTACCGTTTTGTATATTACCCAAAAACACGGGACAGAGGCTCTGCCTACCGAATCTGTGTTAAGGCTCATCCAGAAGTTATCCACGGACAGCAAAGAAGTCCGGGAGCTCAGCGACAAGGTGAACCTTTTGATCGTTCCCCGCCTGAACCCTGACGGCGCTGAAGGTGACGTGGACTGGGACACTTCAAACCTTGTAGATCCCAACGGCCCGACGAGAAACAACGCGAACGGCATTGATCTCAACCGGACGCATAACAGCCTTTCCCAGCCGGAAACCCGTGCCCTTCATGAGAATGTTCTCCAACAGTATGACATCGACTTTGCCATCGATTTTCATACACAGTCAGCAAACCGTGCTGTTGGTGATGATGAGCTCGTTTCAGCCTCCATGCTTTACCCAACAAATACCCAGGTAAACGAGGACGTCCTTCATCAATCCAAGCAGATCGGGTCTGTCATTTTTGACGCTCTGAAAGACAAAGGCCATGCCACACTCGCTAAATATGAAAATGGTGATACGGTCACTTCCAACGCAAGAAATCATCTGCCCGTTAATTACGGCATCCCTACCCTGCTTGTGGAATTACGAGGGTTAACAAACGCAGTTAACAAAGAGTCAATCCTCGGCCAGAAAAGTAATGGATACTTAATCGAACAGGGTTTCACGTCAATGGAGGCTGTTTTACAGGCTGTTGCTGACCGCTTAATTCATGATGCGGATATCAGTTTCTGGGACACGCTCGAAGAACAGTACACCTTAAGCCTCGAGGACCTGTCCCCTGCTGACAGAAACGTGCAGCTGAGCGGCCCGCAAATGAATGCAAACCAGGCGGTAAAAATCGAGCGGTTTACGAGCAATGAAGATTTAGCCGCCCAACTGGAAAGGGCTGACAGACAGTCAGACTTAATCGAGGTGGAAGTTTTCGGCCAGTCTGTTCAGGGCAGGGATCTTCACTTGGTGAAGTTCGGAAGCAATCCGGAAAATCCGACAGTACTGTATATTACCCAGAAGCACGGCAATGAAGCGCTTCCTACTGAGTCTGCTCTGCGTTTCGTCCAGCATTTATCAAACAACAGCCAGGAAGTAAGGCAGCTGAGCGAACAGGTCAATCTCCTTCTCGTTCCCCGGCTAAACCCTGACGGAGCAGTTGGAGATGTAAACTGGGACACTTCCAATCTTCTGGATCCGGATGGTCCTACCAGAAACAACGCTAACGGGATAGACTTAAACCGGACGCATAACAGTCTGTCACAGCCTGAAACCCGTGCTCTGCACGAAAACATTTTGCAAGTCTATGATATTGATTTTGCTATCGACTTCCATACCCAGACAGCGGACAGAGCTGTAGGAGATAATGAATTAGTATCAGGAGCGATCCTCCACCCTACTCATCCAGACGTAAGTGAAGAGGTGCTTCATCAGTCGAAACAAATTGGCTCCGTCCTTTATCATGCCCTGGAACACAAGGGTTACACGAATATTGCCCAGTATGACAGCTCGGGCACAGCGACATCAAATGCAAGAAACCACCTCCCGCTCAATTACGGGGTTCCTACTCTCCTCGTTGAGATGAGAGGATTTACAAATTCCCCGTACCACACCTCCATTTCCGGACAGAAAGGAAATGGAAACCAGATTCAACAGGGAGTTATCGCCATGCAGTCAGTGCTGCAAGCAGCTGCTGACCGTTCCATCTACGAAGCAGATGTGAGTTTCTGGGACACCCTAGAGGTCCAGTATAAAATCTATTAA
- a CDS encoding helix-turn-helix transcriptional regulator, giving the protein MSAAKHDVFQAIADPTRREVLRLLARNQLAISEITTHFSISRTAIAKHLHILSEANLVSGKKVGREKIYQLHPEPLTEVKQWLSYYEQFWDNKLSILKHVVENDNEGHSKGRKTDRE; this is encoded by the coding sequence ATGTCAGCAGCAAAGCATGATGTTTTTCAGGCTATTGCTGATCCAACCAGAAGAGAGGTTCTCCGTTTGCTTGCCAGGAACCAATTAGCAATTTCTGAGATAACAACACATTTTTCAATAAGTCGCACAGCTATAGCAAAACACCTCCATATACTCTCAGAAGCAAATTTAGTCAGCGGAAAAAAAGTGGGCAGAGAAAAAATTTATCAACTGCACCCGGAACCGTTAACAGAAGTAAAGCAGTGGCTCTCTTATTATGAACAATTTTGGGATAATAAGTTGTCAATCCTTAAACATGTCGTTGAAAATGATAATGAAGGTCATTCTAAAGGCAGAAAAACGGACCGTGAATAA
- a CDS encoding hydroxymethylglutaryl-CoA lyase, whose product MINICEVGPRDGLQNEKEIVSTADKVELINRLIKAGIKKIEAVSFVNPKVVPQMADAEQVMNSIPSHPEVSYSGLVLSRKGLDRALNTKIDTVNVVLAVSEQFNLKNARRSVKQSQEELVEVILETERAGRKPAGVLGTVFGCPYEGSVSIDKVFSIANSFIEAGCKEIVLADTTGMANPLQVKQVTESFVKAFGEEIELRLHFHNTRGLGLANTLAAYQAGVQSFDSSIAGLGGCPFAPKAVGNVCTEDMVNMFHRMSADTNLNLEELIKTSHWIENIIGRPLPGMVSKADCVKV is encoded by the coding sequence ATGATTAATATTTGTGAAGTTGGTCCCAGAGATGGTCTGCAGAATGAGAAAGAGATTGTTTCTACTGCAGATAAAGTTGAACTCATTAACAGGCTGATTAAGGCTGGCATTAAAAAAATTGAAGCAGTTTCTTTCGTCAATCCAAAAGTCGTACCTCAAATGGCGGATGCAGAACAAGTAATGAATAGTATCCCCTCCCACCCGGAAGTAAGTTATTCTGGCCTGGTTTTAAGCCGGAAAGGTCTTGATCGGGCTTTGAATACAAAAATCGATACTGTAAATGTCGTTCTGGCTGTAAGTGAACAATTCAATCTTAAGAATGCAAGAAGATCTGTAAAACAATCACAGGAAGAATTGGTGGAAGTAATTTTGGAAACAGAGAGGGCTGGCAGAAAACCAGCAGGAGTACTAGGAACGGTTTTCGGATGTCCATATGAGGGCTCTGTTTCAATTGATAAAGTGTTTAGTATTGCTAATTCGTTTATCGAGGCAGGCTGTAAAGAAATTGTACTTGCAGACACAACCGGTATGGCGAACCCCCTGCAAGTAAAGCAAGTAACGGAGTCATTTGTTAAAGCATTTGGTGAAGAAATTGAGCTGAGGCTTCATTTTCATAATACACGCGGGTTAGGACTGGCTAATACCCTTGCAGCATACCAGGCAGGAGTACAATCATTCGATTCTTCCATAGCAGGGCTGGGAGGCTGCCCTTTCGCACCGAAAGCTGTGGGTAATGTGTGTACAGAAGATATGGTAAATATGTTTCACCGGATGTCGGCAGACACAAATTTAAACCTCGAAGAATTAATAAAAACATCACATTGGATAGAAAACATTATAGGTCGCCCCCTTCCAGGAATGGTATCTAAAGCTGACTGTGTAAAAGTATAA
- a CDS encoding isochorismatase family protein, with translation MPKEFDGFGERLSFGQKPAVLVVDFIKGFTDPDCKLGSELSKEVLNTSKLLGIARNKGIPVIFTTVVYESKEEGGYFIEKIPALEVLQPESEWIEVDERLERRKSSEPLITKKFASSFFGTNLSSILAYHQADTLIITGCTTSGCVRATVVDAIQHGYKPVIPEDCVGDRSAEAHNANIHDIQTKYGEVVKLESVCEFLKKL, from the coding sequence ATGCCAAAGGAGTTTGACGGGTTTGGGGAAAGATTAAGTTTTGGACAGAAGCCAGCTGTTCTAGTTGTAGATTTTATTAAAGGCTTTACAGACCCTGATTGTAAACTTGGATCTGAGCTAAGTAAAGAGGTACTAAATACATCAAAGCTGCTTGGGATTGCTAGAAATAAAGGGATTCCTGTTATTTTTACCACTGTAGTTTATGAGTCAAAAGAGGAGGGAGGTTACTTTATAGAAAAAATACCAGCATTAGAAGTACTGCAGCCTGAAAGCGAGTGGATTGAGGTAGATGAACGCCTGGAGAGGAGAAAATCCTCGGAACCTTTAATTACAAAGAAATTTGCCAGCTCTTTCTTTGGTACTAATTTGTCATCGATTCTTGCGTATCATCAGGCAGACACTTTAATTATTACCGGGTGTACAACTTCAGGATGTGTACGTGCTACAGTAGTGGATGCCATCCAGCATGGTTATAAACCTGTTATACCAGAGGATTGTGTAGGTGATCGTTCAGCCGAGGCTCATAATGCAAATATACATGACATCCAAACGAAGTATGGTGAAGTAGTTAAACTTGAATCTGTATGTGAGTTTTTAAAAAAGCTTTAA
- a CDS encoding DUF6366 family protein — protein sequence MKSNKETPEQRREKMRQEELRKNPTGNMRDASQRAQTGGLVDLVNSLGWKGTGVLILVIIIGYIIVSRLLN from the coding sequence ATGAAAAGCAATAAAGAAACTCCTGAGCAGCGAAGGGAAAAAATGAGACAAGAGGAGCTAAGGAAAAATCCAACTGGAAATATGAGAGATGCTTCTCAGAGAGCTCAAACTGGAGGTCTTGTAGATTTAGTAAATAGCCTTGGATGGAAAGGGACAGGAGTTCTTATCCTGGTAATAATTATCGGATATATTATTGTCTCCCGGTTGTTGAACTAA
- a CDS encoding hydantoinase/oxoprolinase family protein, with protein MYRIAVDVGGTFTDIVLQNESTGEIYGTKTPSTPADQSIGLMTGITKICEENSVDIAEVESIIHGTTVATNAVLEGKGAKVGLITTEGFEQVLHVARSWTPAPISAWMGFLKPDPLADLIYTRGAKERITAQGDVLKELDEDHIRREIEYLYEEGVQSLTVSLINSYANPAHEVRIREIAEEINPDILVTISYDILPEFREYERTLTTVMNSYVRPPMQKYLTNIQSKIEEQKLQCRISIVRSDGGLMSIPAASSRPVHTMLSGPSGGVTASASIGAQAGYRNVISFDMGGTSTDVALTYDGTPRVARETKVGVFPVKSPSLEVVSIGAGGGSIAHVPLTGALRVGPQSAGSEPGPACYGRGGEEPSVTDANVLLGYLPPSLVGGEMKLDTEASKVAMEKVAEKLNTDVYRAAKGVYDIVNENMYGATRVVSVEKGYDPREFSLVALGGAGPLHANALGELTGCFPVIVPPTPGVLSALGFLQSDIRNEYSKTFIHTLSNLSTKQIVDELSSLGAECDKWLEDEKVSEKQRTIKYEVDVRYFRQGHEIPMEVTREELERDGLVSLKERFDSIHENNYGFKMDTDVEVVNIRAVAVGKVLSPAIPLSEPGDTDSSHAIIDEKHQAYFDGKFTDTPIYERTLLKPNNVVYGPAVISQKDTTTLILPAYKAEIDNFMNILIQKGDL; from the coding sequence ATGTATCGAATTGCCGTTGATGTAGGTGGAACATTTACAGATATTGTACTTCAAAATGAGTCGACAGGAGAGATTTATGGGACTAAAACTCCGTCTACTCCTGCTGATCAATCTATCGGGTTAATGACAGGGATAACAAAGATATGCGAGGAAAATAGTGTTGATATTGCTGAGGTGGAATCTATTATCCACGGAACCACTGTAGCGACTAATGCGGTGTTAGAAGGGAAAGGAGCTAAGGTAGGATTAATTACTACCGAAGGTTTTGAACAAGTCCTCCATGTGGCACGTTCCTGGACACCTGCTCCAATAAGTGCCTGGATGGGATTCCTCAAACCAGACCCCCTTGCAGATCTTATATACACACGTGGAGCTAAAGAAAGAATCACAGCTCAGGGAGATGTGTTAAAAGAATTGGATGAAGACCATATTCGTCGCGAGATTGAGTATTTATATGAAGAAGGCGTTCAAAGTTTAACTGTCAGTCTCATAAACTCTTATGCTAATCCTGCTCATGAAGTGAGGATCAGAGAGATAGCTGAAGAGATTAATCCAGACATTCTTGTTACTATATCCTATGATATACTTCCTGAATTCAGAGAGTACGAGCGGACATTAACCACAGTGATGAATTCCTATGTTCGGCCACCAATGCAAAAGTATTTAACTAATATTCAAAGTAAAATTGAAGAACAGAAGCTTCAATGCCGAATCAGTATTGTACGCTCGGACGGTGGTTTAATGAGTATACCGGCTGCTTCATCACGACCAGTACATACAATGCTTTCCGGTCCATCAGGCGGTGTGACTGCTTCTGCATCAATTGGAGCGCAAGCAGGTTACCGAAACGTCATCTCTTTTGATATGGGAGGAACTTCCACCGATGTTGCTCTAACTTACGATGGGACTCCGAGGGTTGCAAGAGAAACAAAAGTGGGTGTCTTTCCTGTCAAATCACCATCACTGGAAGTGGTAAGTATAGGGGCTGGCGGTGGTTCCATCGCTCACGTTCCTCTAACTGGCGCACTCCGTGTTGGACCTCAAAGCGCCGGATCTGAACCTGGTCCTGCATGCTATGGACGAGGTGGAGAGGAGCCATCTGTAACAGATGCGAATGTTCTCCTTGGCTATCTTCCTCCAAGCCTTGTCGGCGGCGAAATGAAGTTAGATACAGAAGCCTCTAAAGTTGCAATGGAGAAAGTAGCTGAAAAGTTAAATACAGATGTTTATCGTGCAGCAAAGGGAGTTTATGACATTGTAAATGAAAATATGTATGGGGCTACCCGGGTAGTTTCCGTAGAAAAAGGATATGACCCACGGGAGTTTTCCTTAGTCGCACTTGGAGGCGCAGGACCACTTCATGCAAACGCGCTGGGTGAATTAACCGGATGTTTCCCTGTTATTGTTCCCCCAACGCCTGGAGTATTATCTGCCCTTGGTTTCCTGCAATCTGATATTAGAAACGAATATTCAAAAACATTTATCCATACCTTAAGCAATCTTTCCACAAAACAAATCGTTGATGAACTCTCAAGCTTGGGGGCCGAATGTGATAAATGGCTTGAAGATGAGAAGGTATCAGAAAAACAAAGGACAATCAAATACGAAGTAGATGTACGTTATTTCAGGCAAGGTCATGAAATCCCAATGGAAGTTACGAGGGAGGAACTTGAACGGGACGGTTTAGTCAGCCTGAAGGAGCGTTTTGATTCCATTCATGAAAATAATTATGGATTTAAAATGGATACGGATGTTGAGGTAGTTAACATTAGAGCGGTGGCAGTAGGAAAAGTTCTTTCGCCAGCAATTCCACTCTCAGAACCAGGAGATACGGATTCTTCTCACGCCATCATTGATGAAAAACACCAGGCTTATTTCGATGGTAAATTTACAGATACACCTATTTATGAACGAACTCTCTTAAAACCTAATAATGTTGTATACGGCCCTGCTGTAATAAGCCAGAAAGATACTACCACTCTAATTTTACCAGCATATAAAGCGGAAATTGATAACTTTATGAACATTCTCATTCAGAAAGGAGATCTCTAA